In Chelonoidis abingdonii isolate Lonesome George chromosome 22, CheloAbing_2.0, whole genome shotgun sequence, one genomic interval encodes:
- the ANKLE2 gene encoding ankyrin repeat and LEM domain-containing protein 2 isoform X3: MIKGSRFKAFSNREDAEKFAKGICDYFPSPSKSSLSLSPVKIGPLFNRDGLCSPETETVNKERANSYKSPRTQDLTAKLRKAVEKGDEATFSELIWSNPRYLIGSGDNPTIVQEGCRYNVMHVAAKENQAGITQLLLDTLENPEFMRLMYPDDDEVMLQERIRYIVDLYLNTPDKMVFDTPLHFACKFGNLNVVNVLTSHPDIVKNPRNKYGQTPAEVICERNKNKSMELKEKIREYLKGRYYVPLLRAEGNSSAPVIGAPWSPDQSDDNPLTALPKHSGSPKEPVLSVRAFAGPMTPCKAEEFRRLWKTPPRERAGFFHNVRKSDPERGVERVGRELAHEQGFPWVEYWEFLGCFVDLSSQEGLQKLEEYLSQREMSEKAQQETGENETCNRYKTPHPFGKSKKCCNSISVGAFLDEDDDDMSLEEIKNRQNAARKNSPPVVSKKSSIDAIGDSECDILSMEHKVNIIETSDLSMHYEKEVSSSKNGFCSPVTNERITSDRKHSRGGEECLISPVSNLMTEFERLSFQGQAVAGECLVGKSNKITAKTENEQVLAEGMSQVRISKDQLGKTCSALSVASCSEPATTEKPGDTKLRTENKIPSEAERLSLDPGIWDQDRQQLGSLAVQSECTAYLCQEPSSQRFLLKTPSTNENTKKLFLFGEEPSKLDSDVLAAVEGVEIDPQKYPITYKWKNAVQSYSSSDRQSWPSPALKGRFKSQSVAAGPPNGSTYSSPRRNSPVLGSPGKYGNVASFFPDLRSPGRYSPAYANNILLLKLHHLSKPPSH; the protein is encoded by the exons ATGATTAAGGGCTCCCGATTTAAAGCTTTCTCCAACAGAGAAGATGCTGAGAAATTTGCAAAAGGAATATGTGATTACTTCCCATCGCCAAGCAAGTCATCCTTATCTTTATCTCCAGTGAAAATAGGACCATTATTTAACAGAG atGGCTTATGCTCTCCTGAGACGGAAACAGTTAATAAAGAAAGAGCCAACAGTTATAAAAGTCCTCGTACGCAGGACCTTACTGCCAAACTTCGGAAAGCTGTAGAGAAAGGAGACGAAGCAACATTTTCAGAACTTATCTGGAGTAACCCACGCTATCTGATTGGATCTGGAGACAACCCAACAATTGTACAA gAAGGGTGTAGGTATAATGTCATGCATGTTGCTGCCAAGGAGAATCAAGCTGGCATCACCCAGTTGCTATTAGACACTTTGGAAAATCCTGAATTTATGCGGCTCATGTATCCAGACGATGATGAAGTAATGTTGCAAGAGCGCATTAGATATATAGTTGACCTTTACCTTAATACGCCGGATAAAATG GTATTTGATACTCCATTGCATTTTGCTTGCAAGTTTGGGAATCTGAATGTGGTTAATGTGCTTACCTCGCATCCAGACATTGTAAAAAATCCAAGAAACAAATATGGTCAAACTCCAGCAGAA GTAAtctgtgaaagaaacaaaaataaatcgatggaactgaaagagaaaataagagaATATTTGAAAG gtcGGTATTATGTGCCACTCTTGCGAGCAGAAGGCAATTCCTCAGCTCCAGTGATTGGTGCTCCTTGGTCACCTGATCAGTCAGATGATAACCCCCTTACAGCTTTACCTAAACACAGTGGCAGCCCCAAAGAGCCAGTCTTGTCAGTGAGAGCTTTTGCAGGCCCTATGACTCCCTGCAAG GCAGAAGAATTTCGCAGGCTTTGGAAAACTCCACCTAGAGAGAGAGCAGGCTTCTTTCACAATGTCAGGAAATCCGATCCAGAAAGAGGAGTTGAAAGAGTTGGAAG GGAGTTAGCTCATGAGCAGGGGTTCCCGTGGGTTGAATACTGGGAATTTCTGGGCTGTTTTGTTGATCTGTCTTCCCAGGAGGGGTTGCAAAAATTAGAAGAATACCTGAGTCAACGGGAAATGAGTGAAAAGGCTCAGCAAGAAACAGGAGAAAATGAAACCTGCAACAGATATAAAACTCCGCATCCTTTTG GCAAAAGTAAAAAATGCTGCAATTCAATTTCTGTGGGAGCATTTttagatgaagatgatgatgacatGAGCttggaagaaattaaaaacagacaGAATGCAGCACGGAAGAACAGCCCTCCTGTTGTGTCTAAGAAATCAAGTATAGATGCTATTGGAGATTCGGAGTGTGACATCCTATCGATGGAGCACAAAGTAAACATTATAGAAACATCGGACCTCTCCATGCATTACGAGAAGGAGGTTTCATCCAGCAAAAATGGATTTTGCAGCCCTGTAACTAATGAGAGGATAACTAGTGACAGAAAACATTCACGTGGTGGAGAGGAGTGCCTTATATCCCCAGTCTCCAATTTAATGACGGAATTTGAAAGATTGTCTTTCCAAGGCCAAGCAGTGGCAGGGGAATGTTTGGTGGGGAAATCAAACAAAATCACTGCAAAAACTGAGAATGAGCAAGTTTTGGCTGAAGGAATGAGCCAGGTCAGAATATCTAAGGACCAGCTGGGTAAAAcctgctcagcactttctgtgGCAAGCTGTTCTGAGCCAGCTACTACTGAAAAGCCTGGAGATACAAAATTaaggacagaaaacaaaataccctcagaagctgaaagactgtCATTGGACCCTGGTATTTGGGACCAAGACAGACAGCAGCTTGGCAGTCTTGCAGTGCAATCTGAGTGTACTGCTTATTTGTGTCAAGAGCCCTCTTCTCAGAGATTTCTTTTGAAGACTCCATCAACAAATGAAAATACAAAGAAGTTATTCCTCTTTGG GGAAGAACCATCAAAGCTGGATAGTGATGTCTTAGCAGCTGTAGAAGGAGTAGAAATTGACCCACAGAAATACCCTATTACTTACAAATGGAAGAATGCTGTACAGTCCTACTCTTCTTCTGACAGGCAAAG ttGGCCAAGTCCAGCATTGAAAGGAAGGTTCAAGTCCCAGTCTGTTGCAGCAGGCCCACCAAATGGTTCAACGTACTCTAGCCCAAGAAGAAATAGTCCGGTGCTGGGCAGCCCAGGGAAATATGGCAATGTTGCTTCATTTTTTCCAGATCTTAGGAGTCCTGGGCGGTACAGTCCAGCGTATGCCAACAATATACTGTTGTTAAAACTGCATCACTTGTCAAAACCTCCTTCCCATTAG